The Oncorhynchus gorbuscha isolate QuinsamMale2020 ecotype Even-year unplaced genomic scaffold, OgorEven_v1.0 Un_scaffold_1255, whole genome shotgun sequence genome contains a region encoding:
- the LOC124022007 gene encoding uncharacterized protein LOC124022007, with amino-acid sequence MEDPLTLYSSLNTTSLPTALHSAVTDLVTNATVKPFSVFHGCEENVSGILFDLSVQTFNVFLGLPANILVCLYLHNSRPSSSDIFLGCLAFMDAYFGFMVPFSYLNIYYWHSKDVWSALMFSFGVKDTSGPLFLSCICLDRFVAVLFPLSYGQLKDTKYRVSLSAVVLGLTFTYASAKTIGGLHNFEKVFTGTILATFGWMVLCNGAILVALKRSSGSGKDDMHPMKKKAFKMVKSVLSIIVFNYLPPVALFPFEDHYPPDTFRCLVQPVGYAFVNISSSIQPIIYLSRLEKIPFLPEAWSKWGSSSSSKVKGKEVKDKEVKDKEVKVETISPA; translated from the exons ATGGAGGATCCTCTCACTCTATATTCATCACTCAACACCACCAGCCTCCCCACTGCTCTCCACAGTGCTGTTACTGACCTCGTGACCAACGCTACGGTCAAACCCTTCAGTGTGTTTCATGGGTGTGAGGAGAATGTGTCAGGGATCCTCTTCGACCTGTCTGTTCAGACCTTCAACGTGTTCCTGGGACTCCCCGCTAACATCTTAG TGTGCTTATATTTACATAATTCCAGG CCGTCCTCCTCAGACATCTTCCTGGGCTGTCTGGCCTTCATGGACGCTTACTTTGGCTTCATGGTCCCCTTCAGCTATCTGAACATCTACTACTGGCACAGCAAGGATGTCTGGTCCGCTCTCATGTTCTCCTTCGGCGTCAAG GACACCAGCGGTCCTCTGTTCCTGTCCTGTATCTGTTTGGATCGGTTCGTGGCGgtcctcttccctctatcctaCGGCCAGCTGAAGGACACCAAGTACAGGGTGTCTCTCTCGGCGGTGGTCCTGGGGCTCACCTTCACCTACGCCTCCGCCAAGACCATCGGGGGCCTGCACAACTTCGAGAAG GTCTTCACAGGGACGATCCTGGCAACGTTTGGATGGATGGTGTTGTGTAACGGAGCCATCCTGGTGGCCCTGAAGAGGTCTAGTGGCTCTGGGAAGGACGACATGCACCCCATGAAGAAGAAAGCCTTCAAGATGGTGAAGTCGGTCCTGTCCATCATCGTGTTCAACTACTTGCCTCCGGTGGCTCTGTTCCCTTTTGAG GACCACTACCCTCCGGATACGTTCCGCTGCCTGGTGCAGCCGGTGGGGTACGCCTTCGTTAACATCAGCAGTAGTATCCAGCCCATCATCTACCTCTCTAGACTGGAGAAGATCCCTTTCCTTCCTGAGGCCTGGAGCAAGTggggctcctcctcctcctccaaggTGAAGGGCAAGGAGGTGAAGGACAAGGAGGTGAAGGACAAGGAGGTGAAGGTGGAGACCATCTCGCCTGCCTGA